Below is a window of Nicotiana tabacum cultivar K326 chromosome 19, ASM71507v2, whole genome shotgun sequence DNA.
TACGCGCATGAACTAATAAATGTTACTCCTATTCTTCTTTAATTAACTCTGATTGTCTAAAAAATTAATTATGAATCCACAAGAATCAAATTGCAAAATTGGAGTAAGTAATTTGCCAAGTCAATAATTTGGTGGACCTTACTGTATAAATAAATATCTTTAGCTTTTGATATTTTATGGGCAGCGCCGTGCCAGACGGGGTTTTTCAAACCCTAGTTTAACCCTGGTTAGCCACCAAAGGTTATCTGTTGCCAGTGCAAATTAACGGCACTTGCATATTCCCCCTAATATACCTAAAGCTGTACTTGATTGGTCATTTTTGTCCATTTCTCTTTTAATCTCAGTGTAGTGGAGTATTATTTTATGGAGTACTATTTTAGTTACTATTCAAGTTGTTTTCTCCGTAGAAAGCGAAATTACGTTACTCTAATTTGTCACATTATGACCACATTTTCCCTTGAAATACGAATTAAGTACACATACAGATGCAAGCACATTTGGAGAAAAAAATTTATTGGACCTCGTACATGTACCAAATCGTGTCACGACATGGTGGATTTGTAGAAGGTGAAATAGTGCGAGTATACTTGGAGAAAAAATTATTCGAATCTTATACATAAATTAAATCATATTAATTTATCATGATTAATTAATagtttaatattataaaaatatattaaataaatatgataaTATAATTGATCTTATAGAAAAAACATGTCACATActtattattttacaaaaaaaatacatattaaataaatatgataaTATAATTGATCTGCAATTAAAAGTAGTAAAACTGACATCTAAAACATTTATGGTATTATTCTAACTTGCAGTGAATATGAATTATTTGTGTCTGGAACAAGTTGAAGAAAGTGACAAATACACGAGAGACGGAGTTTTCTCAGTAACCAAACGGACAATTTTTTTAACCAGACCCCTAAACCCGAGTTGCATTGAAGTTAGGAAAAGAACCGCCGTGCACGATTAACTTAACCAGCCCTAGACTCAACCCTAGGCTCCTCAACCAGCCTATAAAAACCGGCGTTTTCTACTCTCGTATCCACAGCTCTCTCTTCACTTTGTTTTTAGGTATTCTTCTTATTATTAATCGGGAAATAATGGCAGATGCTGAATACAGGTGCTTCGTCGGTGGGCTAGCATGGGCTACCACCGACCAAACACTTGGGGATGCTTTTTCTCAGTACGGTGAAATTGTCGACTCGAAGGTCTGTTGGAAAACAGAGCAGAGATCGGATTCGAGCCGATTTGAATCGGCTTCGTTGACCCTCTGTTACTGGAAAAATTGATCTGTTACTACTCTCTCTGTTACTGTTACTGTTACTGTTACTACTCTCTGGTTTATCTGTTACTGTTACTATTTGTTACTGTTATTCCACTTTCCCCGAAACGGTACGTTCCGTCTTCCTCTGTTTATACAAGAGATGAAGATAGATCGCTTTTAATGTTTCTCCcctatttttttttgatttttgattttatgGTTTTACCTTTTTTGGATTTTATGTTGTAGATCTGGTTAGAtctgatgttttttttttttttttttatgatttggactTTTTCAGATTATCAATGACAGAGAAACTGGTAGATCTAGAGGATTTGGATTTGTTACCTTCAAGGATGAGCAAGCTATGAGGGACGCTATTGAAGGGATGAACGGTCAGGACCTTGACGGTCGTAACATCACCGTCAACGAAGCCCAGTCTCGCGGAAGCGGCGGAGGCGGCGGTCGCGGTGGTGGCGGTGGAGGCTACGGAGGTGGTGGAGGCTACGGAGGTGGTGGCCGCCGTGAAGGTGGATACGGTGGCGGCGGTGGCGGTTACGGAGGTGGCCGCCGTGATGGTGGTTACGGTGGTGGTGGAGGTTATGGAGGTGGCCGTCGTGAAGGTGGTTACGGTGGTGGCTCTGAAGGAAGCTGGAGGAGTTAAATTTTCCGTTGCCTTCAGATCTTTTGTTTGAAATTTATGGTTCTAAGTTTTGTTGAAGTTCCGTTATGGTTTACTGTTGTTCCTGTTACTGTCCTCGTTTTTGACCGCGAGATTGTTACCGTGATGTTACCTTTGTGGATCTGTATTTACGAAGTTATCTGGAATTAAGTGAATTTAGATTTACAGTCTACAATTGCATACCTGTTAACTCTTGCGCTTcaattttgttctttgaattCCCGTCCCAAGCTTTTATCTGCCCAAATTCTAGTTACATTAAATCGttcaacaagaaaaaagaaatatatgAGTTGCAGCGAGTTTGTTCTTCAATTTTATTCTTTTACCATATATATGCAGGTCACCTGGAATGTAAGCTGAATCAGATCTACCTATTTTTACCCAAATCTACAGTATATAAGGTTGTTTTGAAGTCTCTAAGTTAGGCTTCTAACAAATTAATTAAGATCAACGGCTTACTACCTAATGTGTGTACGTCTTTCTGAAGGTTAGGTAAATAGAGATTTTACTGTGCTCTACTCCTGTCTTTGAAGTTAGACTAGCAATTTTTGAGTGAATTCAGGCTGATAGAAAGTTAATTTTAAGATGTAACGGTTCTAATGTAGAGGATATTGATGTAGAATACCGTCAAACTCTGAAAAATAATACCTAGTATTAGTTTCTCTAGAAGTAACACAATGTGAATTATACAAGCAAAATAACAACTACATAAGCCCCCGTCTCAACACGAAGACTTTCCAAGAGTACTACTTTCAAGAGTACAACTACATAGCCCCAATTTCAATTTTGTCAacaattttttcttcttctttttaatactttaattaagaatattatcgTGTATAACTCTATTCACTAGTTACCAAACCGAACAAAtcgaaaccgaaaggagaaaatcGAACCATActgaatttaattaggtacggtattggtatatcATTTTACGAAATCGAACATTGAAAATACCAAATCGAAATGTCTAAATATCGTATCTGTGACGAACATCCCTAATCATCCATATAATCCATTATATACACAAATGTCTATTGGGTCATTCTTCATATCTTCATCAACCACATCACAATGAATGTCTAGTGTGATGTAAACCAAGAGTTCACTAAACTGTATAGAAAAGTAGGCATGTTATCAGTTCCCACAATAAGCAACAGACTGTAAAACCAAACGGTATAGGGAACAAGGTTCTCTATTTGTTCTCATAGTAAATCgacaataaataaagaacacgcgatatttacgtgaaaaactccttgctc
It encodes the following:
- the LOC107795042 gene encoding glycine-rich RNA-binding protein GRP1A: MADAEYRCFVGGLAWATTDQTLGDAFSQYGEIVDSKIINDRETGRSRGFGFVTFKDEQAMRDAIEGMNGQDLDGRNITVNEAQSRGSGGGGGRGGGGGGYGGGGGYGGGGRREGGYGGGGGGYGGGRRDGGYGGGGGYGGGRREGGYGGGSEGSWRS